The DNA sequence CTCAAGGAGACTTCTCTTCTTGGGGTGATACTGGGGTCTGGGGTGGGCAAGGTCTCCAGAAACATGGATAGCAGACAGAGGAGTTGCACACACGACTAGAGAGGTCAGTTCCACAAGGACCATGCTTCTGCTGGTTACCCTGTCTGCACCCTCGCCCTGAGCCAAACCTCTTCAACACCACCAGGAGCAGCTAACGTGCCAGGGCCCAGACACTGGGCTGTGTTCCTTATCCCTTCACTAATTTTAGCTTCTCATGCTTCCAGTGaccaaaaaatatacaaaaaataaaaataaaataaaaatgcagagtTAGTGACAAGCCCAAGGTCATATGGTAAATACATGAAAGAACTGAGATTCAAACCCAACCAAGGATAATTCCCagcttttaacttttatttttagagtgTCAGGAATCCAACCCAGTGCCTCATGTGTATAGCAAGTGTCCTGCCAGAGCCACATGATGTTGGTGAAATCCCAACTCTTAACTGACTTGTATTAGCCTTCATTGTCCCACAGTTTACACTTGCCTCCTTCCCATAGCTCTCACCAGGAAACGTCAGAGACTTACTCCCTTCTCAGAGATGGGCTGCGTCCTGACCAGGTGTCTAGACCGTGACTCACTTTTTACTTTCCAGTATCCTCTCTGGTCACTTCTACTGTATGTAGCCCACTTCTCACTGTGCTCCCTTCCCACTATGGCCTCACTTGGAACTATCAAGATCTTACTTAACTCGTGCTCAAATTTTTTGTCTTCTCCAGACTTCCTCTGATTTACCCCTCCTACCCCCTACACTGACAGCAGCCTTTCCACTAACCTGGTTACTAACCTAATTCAGGACAGCAGCGACCAGAAGCCTTTGTCCACACGTGCCTCCACAAACCAGGCTTCCCATCTGCTCTAGGACATCATGGCTTGGCTTTTCCACCCACCTGTCTTGAAGGCCAAATCAGCAGAGGCCCAGCATTATTAtcgtgattttcttttcttttttttttttttttaggtagggtctcactctagcccaggctgacctggaattggccttgaactcacagcaatcctactacctctgcctccccagtgctgggattaaaggcgtgtgccaccatgcctggcactgatttttatttttggcagtgCACACGGTAGGCGGGCACTCTCCtcctgagctgcatccccaggacccatgctcgTAATACTATAAACACAATCTCCCACTTTGCTTGTGGCTTCAGAGTCCTGAGAACTGAGTGGCCCTGTCCCTACTCAGTGCTTCCCAGCGGACAGGTCCTAACCGTATCTTGGCTAGTTTCTCACTGCTTCTGAGCTTCACGTTCagccttcttcccttctccctccacctccAAGTACACACCCTGTGCTCCCCAGGATCACACGTGCCACTGTCTAGTTTGCAGTTTCAGATGGCCTCCCAGCTCCCAGAGCTGAATTCTTATTTTCCCTGTAAAACCCGCTCTTCCTACAATCTTTTCCGAAAAGGCCAGTAGGCTTCTTTACTGCTCAGGAGCGAGCTCTGGAGCTCCCTGCTTGGCTCTTCTCTCCTTCACACACATCCTGTGGCCCCTTCTTTGGGCTAGAACCATGGTGTACTCTACTAGGCCTCTTGCAGTTGCCTCCTCCCTACCATCCTGACTGCCCTGCCTCTGTTCCTAGGCTTATCTCCATACAGCCATATGGGTCATGTGTCAAAATGTAACCTGGATCCGACCCTGCCCTGCTCACCCTCCCCAAGTGGCTCCCATCCCATGCCTATGTAAGCCAAAGTCTCTCCAGACCCACAAGGCCCTATGCATTCTGGTTCTTCAGGTGCCACTGTCTCTGACCTGCTGACACTGGACTCTCCTCCTTCCCATCAGGTCTTTTCACAAGCCAAACAAGCATGCTCCCTGGGGCTTTGGGCCTGGCTGTCTCCCTGACAGAAGCACTGTTCCTCTATCTGAAACACTTTCTCAAACAGCCACATGTCTTGCTCTCATTGCACGTAAGTATCCAATTAAGTAACACTCCAGACCACTGAACTAAAAAGGTTCCACCCACCATGCTCTTCCACCCTTTCACTTTTCTCCATGCGGCCTATTACTCATCTTGTTAGACCAGGAGCTGCATGAGGCAGGGGTGTGTCTCCCTGCACAGTGCTGTAATCGCAGCACCTTGGACAGGGCCTGGTCCATAGCAGACGCTCAGTGAACACCTGTTGATTTCACTTGGTTCAATTCTCAGAGTCCAGGAGACCTATTCAGTCACGTAACTGAGGAGCCTCTGGACTCTACATTCCACAGTTGTGTCTTCCCTCAGGGGCTGAATATAGTACTTGTGACCTGTGTGAATATGACTCGTTCTGGCCACACCGCAGACCCTGCCAGGGAAAAGAACCGTAAGCACCCTCACTGCCTGTCTTCTAAGAGTGGTTCTGCCCAGTTCTGTCTCCACAGGAGCCAGTGGGCCAGGATGTCTGTGCTCTGTCCCTCAGTGTTGAGCCCTGGTCTGGATGTTAGCATCGCAATCAGTGTTTCAAAGTTCCTGTACAGTGGGCTTGGGATAGAGCTCAgcaggcagagtgcttgcctagacaCACAATCTCCAGCattgcatggtggtgcacacctgtaatcccagcacctgggaggtggaggcaggaggataagacgttcaaggtcatcatcagctacatagcaaattcaaggctagtctgggacaTATGAGGCTctgtgtcaaaaaacaaaacccccaacGCCCCCAGAGTTCTTAAGACACCCAGCCTGTCTTACGCCTCCCTCAGATGGCTGTCCTGCTGCTGTGGCCCCTCCCACATCAGGGTACCTTGAGTTTCCGGGGCAGGCGGGGCCGTTTCTCCAGCTTGGGCCTCAGGGGGCTGGGCTCGGGCAGCTGCAGGGCCAGGTAGTCAGAAGGGAATGGGGGATAAGGGGGGGAAGCCAGCTGCTGGTGGGAGTTAGGGGATGAAGATGGGAAATGGAGTGGTCAGGGCAAGGGGTGaaggaaagaaatgcaaataggaggaagaatggaaaaacaaaagagatggTGATGAGTGTGGCTCCTAAGAACAGAAGGGGGAGGGACAGCAGCAGGACTATGTCCTGGGTCTGCTCCCTAGTCCTACATAAGAGAAGCAGGTAACCGTGACTCACACCCTCTGAAGGACACTTGCTTGCTGGCCATACCTGGACACATGTCCTGAGTTGGTAGGCCTTAACCTGAGGCCTAGCCCCTTTGCCCAAATGATGCCCACTTTATTCCCAGGCATCATAGCCCACCACTTCCTAACACTGACCCCAACTTACCGAGCTCAGGTATGGGGAGGGGGCTCCGGAGGACTGCAGGGGAAATCCTGttgaaggaggcagggagaggctGGAAGGGGAGGGGGTACCCCCCAGAGGAGGGCTTCTCTTCCTAAAGGGAAGACAGGAAGGTGTCAGAGGCACCTAGGAGGCCCAAGTCTACCCATCACTCCTGCCCTGCCCTGGGGATTGCTGGCTGCTTCTTACCTCTTGGGAACCGGAGTGTCCGACAACTTGGGTGTCCCCTCTGTCTCACTGTTATCTGAAGATGCAGTGGCATCTGAGTCTGTGAAGGGGAGGGCTGGTCAGTGGAGTTGGGGGGCAGTTTATCAGAGAGCTCTAACAACATAGAAGGGCCCTAAGGAAATGAACTCACTCCCTAGTCGGCACACATACATACTACTCTGGGAAGGCAGACCACTCCCCAGCTTTCATGCCCGTTTCCTGCTTTTGGCTCCTTCATAACACACTTGCCATGTTCATACTATGTCCCAGGCTCCTCTACACTCACCACCTCTTTGGTCTTCAGAGGCACTGAAGGAAGAAGGTAAGAATACCACTTCCCCTTCCAGATGAGGTCACTGAAGCTCAGAAGGCAGGTGTGGGCTGAGACCCGGACTCAGGGCTGAGGCTCCTTGGATTACTTTACACTCCCTCATTTGTCTCTAAGGCTCCTTCAGCTTCTATTTCGGCTCCATTTTCCTTATTCAGGGTTCCACTAACCTACCCTCCAACCTCTCAACTACTGCTCCCCATTCCAACTGTCACATCAAAACCTAGTCAGCAGTCTTACCACTCTTCAACACTCACTGTCCAACCCAGTTTCATAACCCTGGTTACATCCCTCCAGACAGGCACCTCCTCATTTCCTGAAGGCATTAACAGTTTATTTTGCCCTCAGCCTACCTTTAaaggatctcgctgtagctcaggctgacctggaactcactttgtagtctcaggctggcctcaaactcacaacaatcctcctacctctgcctcccaagtgctgtgggaTAAAACGCATGCACCAGCACATCCAGCTagcctacctttctttctttcttcttctttttctttttttttcgaggtaagatctcactctagcccagcctaagatggaattcactatgtactctcaggctcaTGACGATCCTACTTCTGCtcccttagtgctggaattaaaggtgtgcaacaccatgctcagctaaataaaataaggtttttcttaaggtagggccttgctctagcccaggctggcctggaattcattatgcagtctcagggtggcctcaaactcacagcaatcctatcttcctacctctgcctcccaagtgttgggattaaaggagtatgccactacacctgtcttttctaataatttatttatttgagagagaaagaggcagagagagttagagaatgggtgcaccagggcctctagccaacgcaaataaactccaggtgtgtgtgcctccaccttgtgcatctggctttacatggctattggggaatagaacctgggtgctTTCACTTGGCCAGCAACTTCCTGAATGGttaaacaatttctccagccctaaaatattttaaaaatattttatttatttgataaagagataagagggaaggagacagagagagagaatgggcatgccagggcctccagccatggcaaactcactccagattcatgtgccaccttgtgcattggctaacatgggtcctggggaatcaaaccttggtcctttggttttgcaggcaaatgccttaaccactaagacatcccttccgctccagccctaaaatatttttaagacaagtTCTTGCTATGCAaccaaggctgtccttgaatttgcaATTCTCCTTCCTTGACCTTCTGAGAGCTTGGATTACAAACACATGCTATCACCATGTCCAATTCTCTTTTACTATTATTGAGGCCagctctcactccagcccaggctgacctggaattcactctgtagctcctggTTGGCCTCTTAtttcagcctcccacatgctgggattaaaggcaaggttGTCCAGGTATGATTCTTTAAACTACAGATTAAAGGCCTCTTCTTCTAAGAAGTTCTCCAGAATCCCTTGGGTCCAGGTAAATGTTGCTTCTCCCAGAACCTCCTCTCACACTGTGCTGAGAAGTGTGGCATGTGTGGGCCTCTCCAGGATATGAATGGAGACTTTATCTCTGACTCATGCTCCTTATATTTAACCTACTCTGACCCTGGGTTCTCTCAGTCTCCTATCCTAAAGTTCACCTCAAACAGTAAGTTAACTGGAAGGTCTTAAGGGAGAAACAGGGAATGAGGCTTGACTAGAAAAGTTAAAACTTCCTGCCGTGACCTATGAAGCTGGCCTTTGCCTATTCCTCTGGCCCTATCTATAAACCTTCAGTAACAGTAAATAAATGCATGGAATGTAGTccaaaaaacatttataaaaacaagcagtttgggctggagagatggcttagcggctaagcgcttgcctgtaaagcctaaggaccctggttcaaggctcgattccccaggacccacgttagacagatgctcaagggggcgcacacatctggagtttgtttgcagtagctggaagccctggcacacccattctctctctctctgtgtctgcctctttctttctctgtcactctcaaataaataaaggaaaaaaagaaaagcaagcagcTTAGTTGGCTAGCATTTGCAAATCCCTGCCCTTaactaatgtttttattttccagacaGAGTCTCAAATGCAGCCCCGGTTGGCCCCACTATCTTTCTCTTAAGATCCTGGCCATCATATCCAGTAGACCAGTGtttaaa is a window from the Jaculus jaculus isolate mJacJac1 chromosome 12, mJacJac1.mat.Y.cur, whole genome shotgun sequence genome containing:
- the Ino80e gene encoding INO80 complex subunit E isoform X8, which produces MNGPADGEVDYKKKYRNLKRKLKFLIYEHECFQEELRKAQRKLLKVSRDKSFLLDRLLQYENVDEDSSDSDATASSDNSETEGTPKLSDTPVPKRKRSPPLGGTPSPSSLSLPPSTGFPLQSSGAPSPYLSSLASPPYPPFPSDYLALQLPEPSPLRPKLEKRPRLPRKLKSDHSDCSVEEELDLGEAEGRESS